GATGCCCGCCGCACGGCGAATCTGCCCATCGATGTGCAGACGGAAGACTATGAGGGAACGCCTGGCACCTACAATCCACTGGCGGAGGGCGCGCCTGTCAAGGTCTTCGCAAGCGGTGTGCGAAACGCCTACGACCTGGTGTGGCACACCAACGGATTTCTGTACCTGCCCACCAACGGAACCGCGGCGGGCGGGAACGCCCCGGCCTCGCCGGACGGCAGCGTGCCCGCACTGACCGGCGTGCCGACACAGCCGGATTTCCTGTACAAGACCAAAACGGCGGGCGCGTACTTCGGGCACCCTAATCCACGGCTGGGCCACTACGTGCTCAACGGCGGGAACCCGACGAGCGCCCAGGACGTTGCCGAGGTGGTCACGCAGTCTCCCTACCAGGGATATCCCGTGGGCGTGAGACCCGATTCCAACTACCGCGCGCCGTCCTGGACTTTCGGCTTTAACCGCTCACCCAACGGAGCGATCGAGTACCGCAGCAATACCTTTGGCGGAGCGCTCAAGAACCGGCTGCTGGTCGTCGAGTACGCCAACGGCAACAATATCCTGGCCCTCACGGTGAACGCCGAAGGCAACGTCTCGCGCTCCGAAACCATCGGCATCGCTTCGGACACGGCGCTGGTCAACCCGCTCGACCTGGCCGAGGACGGACGAAACGGCAACTTGTACGTCGCTGAGCTGGTCAATCCGACGTCCAGCAGCCGCATCGTGCTGCTCAAACCCGCTCCATAAAACGCCTGCCCGGAGAAAGCCTCTGCAGCGTCAGGTGGCTTCCTTCGGGCCCCACGATCAGGCATCCCACTTCTTTCGAACGGGCGTTTGTTCGCTACACTGGTCGGGATGACCCACGTGCTTGATTCGGCCTCTTCGGCTGGCCTGAGTTTTGCGCTCTCGGACGAGCAGCGCCTGATCGTGCAGAGCGTTCGCGACTTCGTGCGCGACCACATCGCGCCACTCGCCGGCGAGTACGACAAAAGCGGCGAGTTTCCCTGGCCACAGCTGCGCGGCCTGGCCGGCCTGGGCCTGCTGGGCGCCACGGTCCCCGAGGAATGGGGGGGGGCGGGCCTGGACAGCGTGACGTACGCTTTATGTCTGGAGGAAGTCGCTGCCGCCGACGCCTCGGTGGCCGTGATTGTCAGCGTGCAGAACGGGCTGCCCGAACAGATGCTGTTTCGCTACGGCACCGACGCCCAAAAAGATCAGTACCTGAGGCCGCTCGCTTCGGGTGCGAAACTCGGCGCCTTCTGCCTCACGGAGAGCAGCGCGGGATCGGACGCGGCCAGTCTGCGCCTGAAAGCTGAGCGCGATGGGGCAGGGTGGGTGCTGAACGGCAGCAAAGCCTGGATCACTAGCGGTGGGCAGGCCGACACCTACCTGGTGATGGCCCGCACCGGAGGCGCCGGCGCGCGGGGTGTGACCTGCTTTGTGGTGGACAGGCAGACCGAAGGACTGTCCTTTGGCAAGCCCGAAGAAAAGATGGGCCTGCACGCTGCTCACACCACCACCGTGCAGTTTGATGGCGTGCATGTCGGCGACGACCAGCGCGTGGGCGACGAAGGTCAGGGCCTGATCATCGCGCTTGCCAGCCTCGACGCAGGCCGCATCGGCATTGCCATGCAGGCCCTGGGAATCGCCCGCGCCGCTTACCAGCATGCTGCCCGTTACGCCCTGGAGCGCGAGCAGTTCGGCAAGAAGATTGCCGAACATCAGGGTGTGAGCTTCAAGATCGCCGAGATGGCCGCGCGGATCGAGGCGGCCCGTCTGGTGGCCCTCAAGGCAGCCTGGCTCAAGGACCAGGGCCTGAAATACAGCCGTGAAGCCAGTATCGCCAAGCTGCTTGCCAGTGACGCGGCCGTCGACGTGACCCGCGACGCCATTCAGGTTTTCGGCGGCAACGGCTACAGCCGTGAATACCCAGTCGAGCGCCTGTACCGTGACGCCAAGGTCACCGAGATCTACGAGGGCACCAGTGAGATTCAGAAACTGGTCATCGCCCGCAGTGTCTTTTCCGAGTTTTCGGAGTGATGGACGCGTTCACCTCTGGCCGGTCACATGTTACGCTTTGCCCGGTCGTACTTTGAGCTGAATGCTGACAGACCATCCCGTGCTTTCTGGAGTTCGGAGGACGATATGAAAAAACCACTGTTGATGGGCGGGCTGCTCACCCTGGGCCTCGCGGCGTGCGCACCGAACATGCGCGGACAAGGCAACGTCGTGGACGTGGCCGTGCTCGGCGTGAACGATTTTCACGGCAACCTCGCTCCGACCTCGTTTTCGGGCGTACGGATTCCGGACCCGGCAGACCCCACCAAACAGATCAGCCTGCCAGCGGGTGGGATCGAGGCCATCGGCGGTGTGCTCGCGGAGGCGCGCCGTCAGAACAGCAATACCATTTTCGTTGGGGTAGGTGACCTGATCGGTGCCAGCCCACTGGCGTCGAGCCTGCTGCGTGACGAGCCCACCATCGCGGCGATGAACGCCCTCGACATGAAGCTCAGCGTCGTCGGCAACCACGAGTTCGATTACGGTCTCAAGGAACTGCGCCGCATGCAAAACGGCGGTTGTGACAGCAACGATCCGGCCAAAGCCTGCAAGTTCAACCCGACCTTCACGGGCGCCAAGTTCCAGTACCTCGCGGCGAACGTCATCGAGGATGCCACCGGCAAGTCCATTTTCCCGGCGTACTCCATTCAGAACGTCGGTGGAGCCAATATCGCCTTTGTGGGCGCGGTCCTCAAGGAAACCCCCACCATCGTTTCGCCCGAAGGCGTGGCCGGCCTGACGTTCACCGACGAAGCCGAGGCCATCAACAAGGTCATTCCCGAGCTCAAGTCACGGAACGTGGACGCCATCATCGCGCTGATTCACCACGGCGGCGTGATCGACACGACGAAGGAAGCCTTCTCGACGCCCGAGTGCGCGACGCTCGCGGGGCCTATCGTGAACATTTCCAACAAGCTCGACCCGGCGGTGAAAGTGGTCATGAGCGCTCACACGCACCGCGGTTACAACTGCCTCGTGAATGGACGCACGATCATTCAGGGCGACGCATACGGCCACCTGTTGCAACGGGTGGACCTGCGCATCGACAAAGCCCGGCATACGGTGCTGGGCGTCAAGGCGAGCACCGTGGTGGTCGACTCGACGAAAGTTGCCAAGGACCCTGCCATGACCGCGCTGATCACCAAGGCCAAGGCCTTGACTGACCCCATCGCCAACCAGCAAGTCGCGAAGCTGGCGGTCCCGCAGGTGTCCCGTACGGCGAACGCTGCGGGGGAGTCTCCGCTGGGCAAGCTCATTGCCGATTCACAACTCGCGGCCACGAGAGACGCGGCCAAGGGTGGAGCCGTGGTGGCCTTTATGAACCCCGGCGGAATTCGGGCTGACCTGCCGGTGGCTCCCAAAGCGGACAACGGCGTGACCTTTGGTGATGTGTTCACGGTGCAGCCTTTCGGGAACAGCCTGGTCGTGCTGACCCTCACGGGCGCCCAGATCAAGACCCTGCTGGAGCAACAGTTCGACAACAGTGGCGTGACCGGACAGACCCGCATCCTGCAGGTTTCGAACGGTTTCGCGTACAAGTTTGACACCACCAAACCCAAGGACCAGCGTGTCAGCGACATCACCCTGAACGGTCAGCCGCTCAACCCAACGGCCAGTTACCGTGTGACGGTAAACAGCTTTCTCGCTGACGGAGGCGACGGTTTCACGGTGCTGCGTGAAGGCCAGAGTCGCCTGGGCGGTGAACTCGATGTGGACGCATTCCAGGCGTTTATCAAGTCAAATGCGCCCGTCGCGCCGAGTGCACAGGACCGCATCACCAAGCTGCAGTAATAGCGGTGTCCCAGGGGTGAGTTGGCATGACGCCAACTCACCTCTTTGTTGGCCGGGTGTGGACTGCCGAAGCGCCGAATCTGGTATTTTGAGCAAAGTTCAAACCAAACGACCGTTTGGTCTGCCCAAGGAGCCGTATGATCGATTTCTCGCTGACTGACGAACAAAAACAGCTTCAGGCCCTCGCCCGTGACTTTGCCAAAAACGAGATCATGCCCATTGCCAGCGAGTACGACCAGAAAGAGGAACTCCCCTGGCAGGTCGTGGAAGCTGCGCACGAGGTCGGGCTGCTCAACACCTCGGTGCCCGAGCATGCCGGAGGCCTGGGTTTGGGCATGATCGACGAAGTGTTGATCGCCGAGGAGCTCGCCTACGGCTGCATGGGGATCTACACCGTGCTGATGGCCTCCGAGCTGGGCATCACTCCCATCGTGGTGGGCGGCAGTCAGGAGCAGCAGAAGCGCTTCCTGTCACCGTTGCTCGAAAAGCCTTCTCTGGCGGCCTTCGCCCTCAGCGAGCCCAACAACGGCTCGGACGCGGCGGCCATGCACACCACGGCGGTGCTCGACGGTGACACGTGGGTCATCAATGGCAGCAAGATGTGGATCAGCAACGGCGGCGTGGCCGAGATCACGGTGGTGTTTGCGACCACCGAACGCGGCGGAGGTCACCGGGCGACCGTGGCCGTCGTGGTGCCCAAGGACGCGCCCGGCCAGTCCTACAACAAGATTCGGCACAAGATGGGTCAGCGCGCCAGCCTCACCTCGGAGCTGGTATTCGAGAATGTCCGGGTGCCGAAAGAGAACATCCTGGGAGGAGTCGGCGACGGCTTCAAGATTGCCATGAAAACCCTCGACAAGACCCGCATTCCGGTGGCGGCGGGTTCGGTGGGCATTGCCCGGCGCGCCCTGGAGGAAAGCATCAAGTACGCCAAGGAGCGTCAGGCCTTCGGCAAGCCCATCTCGGACTTTCAGGCCATTCAGTTCAAGCTGGCCGAGATGGCGATGGGCATCGAGACCGGGCGCCTGATGTCCCTGCGCGCTGCCTGGCTGGTGGACCAGGGTCTGCCACACGGCACCGAGAGCGCCATTGCCAAGGCTTACTGCTCCGAAATGGCCTTCAACGCGGCCAATGAGGCCATTCAGGTGCACGGCGGCTACGGCTACGTCGGCGAGTACCCCGTCGAGAAGCTGCTGCGCGACGTGAAGCTCAACCAGATCTACGAAGGAACCAACGAGATTCAGCGTGTGGTGATCGCGCGCGCCCTGCTGCGCTGAAGTTGCACTCCAACGATGTCACGCCAGGTTTTGCGCGCTAGCATCGTTGGAGGAATTGCCAGCAGGTGTTTGCGCACCCTGCGGTATAATTTTGAACTCGGTATAATATGGGAGGACCTATGAAAATACTGACCCTCATAAGGCAGGTTCCCGACGCTGAAGCGCGCGTACGGGTGAACGGTGGCAGTGTCGATCTGGAAGGCGCCACCCTGGTGATGGACGGCATGGACGAGTACGGGGTGGAAGAAGCGCTGCGGGTGCGCGAAAGCGGGGCGGCGACCGAGGTCATTGCCGTCGCCATCGGACCCAGGCGGGTCGAGGACGCCCTGCGCACGGCGCTGGCCATGGGTGCTGACCGCGCCGTTCACGTCGAAACCGATGAAAAGCTCGATGCCATCTCGCTCAGTCGGGTGGTCGCGCAGATTGCCGAGAACGAGGGCGCTGACCTGATCCTGGCCGGCGGACAGCAGGCCGACTGGGACAGTCAGGCGCTCGGCGCGGCCACAGCCGAGCGCCTCGGCTGGCCGCAGCTGACCTGGACCAACGGCCTGACGGTGGCGGAGGGTAAACTGAGCGGACGGCACGACGTGGACGAGGGCAACGAGACCTTCGAGGTGGCGCTGCCCGCCGTGGTCACCACCCAGCAGGGCCTCAACGAACCGCGTTACCCCACTTTGCCGAACATCATGAAGGCCAAGAAAAAAGAGCTGCGCAAGGATGCCCTCGACCAGTACGGCGTCTCGCCCAAAGTGCGTGTGGTGGGCGCGGAAATTCAGGCCCGCGCACGCATGAATCGGGTCATCGACGGCAAGGACCCCCAGGCGGCAGCGGCACAACTGCTCGAACTGCTGCGCAACGAAGCCAAAGTTCTCGCCTGACGCTGCCGAGACGGTTTTCCAACTTTCGCTTTTGATCGGGAAGCTGATCAAGATGTCTTCATCACCCTGGAAGGTGCCCGCATGATTCTGATCGTCGCTGAATACACGAACGGCAAGCTCAGCAAGAGCACCGCCGAAATGGTCACGGCCGCCCGCGAGTCGGGCCGCGAAGGCCCGGTCACCATTCTGGTACTGGGGAGCAATGTCGCCAGCATTGCCAACGAAGCTGCCATGCTTGCCGATCAGGTGCTGGTCGGCGACGCGCCGGTCCTGGCGCAGTACAACGCCGAGACCTGGGCCGCCGCGACCGCCCAGATTGCCCAGGAAGGCGAGGCGCACACGGTTCTGATCGGTGGCAGCCGCTCGGGGCGCGAATTCAGTCCGCGCGTCGCCGTGAAGCTCGACGCACCCCTGCTGGAAGACGTGATCTCACTCAAATCCACTGGTGCGGCGTTGCAGGCGCAGCGCTACACCTACCTCGCGCGCGTCACCGAAACCGTCGAAGCCGAGGCACCCGTCACCGTCGTCACGGTAAAAATCGGTATCTTCGCGCCCGCGGCGCCCGCAGCCCAGCCCGGCGAGCAGTACGATGTGGAACTCGAGCTGCCTGCCGTGCGCGTCAGCGTGACGGGCAAATCGGTCGAGAAAAGCAGCCGCGTGGCGCTCGCCGAAGCGGACGTGATCGTCACGGGCGGACGTGGGGTGGGCAGCTCGGAGAACTTCTCCAAGCTGGTCGAAGGCCTCGCCGACCAGATCGGTGCGGGCGTGGGGGCGACGCGCGCCGTAGTAGACGCCGGCTGGCGTCCGTACTCGGAGCAAGTGGGGCAGACCGGCAAGACCGTGCAACCCAAGGCGTACATTGCTCTGGGCGTCTCGGGCGCCGTACAGCACCTCTCGGGGATGGGCAAGAGCAAATACATCGTGGCAATCAACAAGGACGCCGACGCGCCCATTTTTAAGGTGGCCGACTACGGCATCGTCGGGGACGTCAACGAGATTATCCCGGCCCTGATCGAGCAGGCCCGAAACAGGTAAGCAGGAACAAACGCACCGGGCGGCCCCAGGCCGCCCGGTGCGTTCCGTTGGAACGTTCCTTACTCGATCTGCACGATTTCAGGGTGGTACAGCCCGGCCTTGCGTAAGGCCCGGATGACCTTGCCCGGATCACGCTCCTGCAACGCCTTCACGAAATCCTCCTCGCGGGTCATGCAGACCAGAAACGCGAAGTCACCCCACAACTCGAAGCCCAGCTCGCGGCGCATCATGGCGCCGAACCTGTCCCAGGCCGGCAAGGAGAGATCCTCCAGCGGAGCGAGGTAATGCGAGTGACCGTCCATCGCGGGGTTTGTGCGCACTTCGCGCTGATAGTCGCGCCGCGCCTGACCCTTCAGCCCTTCCACACCACCCGGAGCGCACAACTGTGCCGGCAGGCCCGAGTAGGTGTCACGGCAGCGCGTGGGACGGTCGGCATACTGCGAGCAGCTTCCGGTGGCGCGGTCGAGTAGCGGGCAGAAGCCCACCTGCGAGCGGTGACCCCGCACGTACTCGTCGAGGTTCTTCGCGCAGTGGGCATTGGCCCAGACTTTCCGGGCGTGGGCGTGCATGTCGCGGTGCTGGTCTTCGCTCATGCTTTGCGCAATGGTGAGGGCTTCAGGCCAGCTGAGGCGAATGGGCATGTCGCAACAGCGAAAGCAGCCGCTGGCACAGTACACCCGGCCGCCACGTCCGGTGTAGGCGCTCAGCCAGGACCGGGCGCGTTCGTCGTAACGGGCGTATTGTTTTCGAACTTCACGCGCGGTGTCCTGAGCGTTCACAGCCTCCCACTATAAGCAGGCACACCACCCCGCGCGGTGAGCGAGGTCAGGTTCCGCTGCGCGTGCCTGCGCGGAAATGGCGTGCACGTGAAACCTCACCGCCAGGACGTGCGGGCCCGCGTATACTGGAGCAGACGTGTTCAGGAAACCCGCCAAACAACCTGCCGCCTCTTCTGCCGTGTCCGCTGGCATGGAGCCTGGGCGCCTTCTCAACGAACTCCTGGCGAAACCGACCCTGGAGGGGGTTCTGGAAAGTGCGTTGGCGCAGGCGGCAGAACTGGTGGGCGGCAACGTCAAGGCCTACGCCGTCGTGCGTCCTGGAGAAGACCGGGTAGCGGCGGTGTACCAGTACGATTACGAACTGGTCGGTCTGTCCCTCGCCGGACCGTGGTCGGCCGGCCGCTCGCGCGTCGTGGCCGACGGAGCTGCCGAACTGTTCGCGACCAATCCGCCAGAGGTGCGTGCCAAACTCGACGTGCTCGGCATGCGCGAGGCCAAAGCGAGCCTGATCGCGCCGCTGCGCGACCGCAACCGCTTTCTGGGCGCTGTGGTGCTCGACCGTTATTCGGCAGACACATTTACTTCGGTGCAGCTTGATGCGGTGTCCCGCTGGGCCGGCAGTATCACGCCCCTCGTGGCGCTGTTGGAAGGCCAAGAGGAAGCCAGAGCCCTTTCGCGCCAGCTGACCACCGTCTTCGTTGAGTCCGTCGAGTCGCTCGACTTCGATACGGTCGGCCATGCCCGCCGGGTGACCGAGGTCGCAGGGAAGCTGGGGCGCGCCGTCGGCCTGACCGAGCGTGAACTGGATGAACTCTGGTACGCGGCGATGCTGCACGACCTGGGCAAGCTGCATGGCAGCGAAGGACATGCGCTCATCGGGGCCAATCTGCTGCATGACGTACCACAACTTGCCGGCGCACAGCTCGGCGTGCGCCACCATCACGAGCGCTGGGACGGTTTTGGCGAACCCGACCGCCTGGCCGGCGAGGAAATCCCGCTAATCGCGCGCATCGTGGCCGTGGCCGATACCTTCGTGCGCAAGGGCGAGAGCGCCTCGTTTGCCAGCGAGGGTGGAAAGACCCTGGACCCCCGACTGGTCACGGCCTTCGAAACTTTGGTGCGCGCCGAGGTCTGAGCGGCAGGTCCGGTCACATGAACCTCTGGCGAGGCGCCAGAGGTTTTTCGCGCTGTGTGGTTTCACCCTACGTGGTCGCCCGGGTGAGCCGGAGGCCGGTCAGCTGGGACCGGCGCGAACAAGACGACGCCCAAGCACCCCAAACCCACTATGATGAAGCGTGTGACCAACGGCGTGGCCCACCTTCCAACCGTAGAACGGCTCTGCGGGCCGCTGGAGCGCCTGGGTGGAGGTGCTCACAGCCGGGTGTACCAGGCGGGCGAGTACGTTGTGAAGGTCTACCGCAATTTTCTGGGCTGGCACGCCCTGGAAGCAGCCAACATGCGCCGCGCGGGTCTCGGTGAGTGGGTCGTCAAGACACTGGAAGCTGACGGTGCCCAAATTCTGATCATGCGGCGTTTTCCCGGGCGCCCGGTGAGGGCCGAAGACATTCCCGGTGCGCTGCCGTACATCCAGCATTTCCTGCAGAACCTGCACGCACCAAAGGAAGGGGTTGTCAACCTTGCGCGCCTCAACGAGCGCTTGCAGCGTTTCCGGGGCGCACTGAGCGCCTACCAGCTCGACGATCTCTTCGAGGCGGTGGAAACGCCACTGCGGCGCGGTGAGCTCGCCGCGCCGGCCAGCTACTGCCATTTGGATCTGTGGTCGGACAACGTCCTGGTCTCAGAGCGCGGCGAAGTGCTGGTGATCGACTGGACCCGCGCGGCCTTCGACGATCCCATCCGCGACATTTCACTGTTCAAAACCGGCACCCTCGATTTGTGCACGCCCGCGCAGAGCATGGAGCTGGCGCTGCGCCTGCTGCCTGACGAAGAGCGCGCGCTGGTGCGCTTGCGCGCCTACCTTGCCCATACCTACCTGCACGATCTGTACTGGTTTTTGATGCGTGAACCCTACGATTTCGAAGCGCAGCGCGCCGTGAAGGTGCCGCGCGCGCGGCACGCCCTGGAATTCCTGAGCTGAAGTGCCACCCTGCTGATGAGCGGCAAGCACCGGGCACTTTGCTCTAACATACGGTCGATGTCCGGCCTCCATGCACAAGACACCACCTCCCAGAGTTCTGGACCCCAGCACCTGGTGACCGTCGTAAGCCATCCACTCGTACAGCACAAGCTTTCCCTGATGCGCGACATTCACACGGGTCCGAAGGAATTCCGGGAGCTGGCCGCCGAGGTGACCTTGCTGCTGGCCTACGAAGCGATGCGTGACCTCGAAACCGAAGCCGTGACGCTGGAGACGCCCATTCAGAAAGGCGAATTTCCCATGCTGGCCGGCAAGAAACTGGCCGTGGTGGCCATCTTGCGTGCCGGGCTCATCATGAGTGACTCGATCCTGCGTCTCGTACCGGCGGCGCGCGTCGGGCACATCGGGTTGTACCGTGACCCCGAGACGCTGCGGCCCGTTGCCTACTACAACAAGTTGCCACAGGACATCGCCGAGCGCCGGGTGTTCCTGCTTGACCCGATGCTGGCCACGGGGGGCAGCGCGGTGGCGGCCATTGATACCCTCAAGGCAGCGGGCGCCCTGAGCGTCAAGCTGCTCTCGGTGCTGGCGGTGCCCGAAGGCATTGCGCGGGTTCACGCGTCGCACCCCGACGTTGAGATCGTTACCGCCGCCGTGGATGAGCGGCTCAACGATCACGGATACATTGTTCCCGGCCTGGGTGACGCGGGCGACCGGATTTACGGCACGAAGTGAAACGCCAGCACACCCTGGGCACAAGAGAGAGTTGATTCATGGACGTTTTTCCGTTTCTTCGTTCGCTGGGTATCGCCGATCCGCTGGGAATCGGTTTCCTCAGCGTGGTGCTCACCTTCGTGAGTGCGTGGGTGTTCACGCACCGCTTCGTGCCCCGCGTGCGTGATTACGCGATCAAGGTCGGTTGGGCCGATTTGCCCAACGAACGGCGTCTTAACAAGGCGCCCCTGCCGAATGCCGGCGGGCTGGCGATTTTCGCCGGGTTCATCATTCCGGTCGTGATCGTGTGGGCGCTGCGTCCCATCGGAGTCACCGAGGTGCAGGTGCAGGTGCTGGCGATCCTGCTGGGCGCAACCCTGATGGTCATGCTGGGATTTATCGATGACCAGTTTACGTTGCCTCCGCTGTTCCGCCTGGGCATGCAGACCGTGGCGGCCCTGCTGCTGGTCCTCAACGGGCTGAGCATCGAACTGCTCGCGCTGCCGTTTTTGCCTGTCATTCCAGTAGGTCTGCTCGAGCCATTCAATATCTTCTTCACGCTGCTGTGGATCGTCGGGATCACCAACGCCTTCAACCTGCTCGACGGCGTGGACGGGGTGGTGGGCGGGATCGGCTTTATCGCCAGCGTGGTGATGCTGGCAGTCGCTGCACAGTTCCCGGACCGCGGCAGCGCGGTGGTGCTGCTGGCCGGTCTTGCCGGCGCAGCGCTCGGATTTCTGCGGCACAACTTCAATCCCAGCCGCATCATCATGGGCGACGGCGGCGCTTACCTGTTCGGGTATACCCTGGCCGCCATCAGCCTGCTGGGCACACTGAAAGTCAGCGCCGGTACGTCGTTGCTGGCGCCGCTGCTGTTTCTGGCACTGCCGATCATCGATACCACCCAGGTGATCGTCGGGCGCCTGCTGCGGGGTCAGAATCCCCTCAGCACTCCCGACAAGACCCACATTCACCACCGCCTCTTCGCGCGTTACGGAGCGCGGGGCGCCGCCGTGATCATCTGGGCCATCACGCTGGGATTCAACATCGTCGGCATGCTGGCCCAGGGCATTCCGGCGCAGGTGATCTTCTTCGTGACCCTTGGCGTGGGGGGCTGTCTGACCTGGGTTGCGCTGCGCCGCGTGCGTGCGCTGCGTCTCGAAGAGTCGCACGTGACCGTCAAGGAGGCCGTGAAATGACCGCTGACCACACTGTGAAAAATGTTGTGGTGGCCTTTGGTACGCGGCCCGAAGCCACCAAGATGGCGCCGGTGATCGAGGCGCTGGATCGTCAGGAAGGTCTGCGGGTGACGGTGCTGGTGACCGGTCAGCAGCGCGAACAGCTGGACTCGGCGCTCGCGGTGTTCGGCCTGACTCCACACGCGGACCTGAACGTCATGACCGAGCGTCAGACCCTCAGCGACCTGACCGGGCGCATCGTTCCGCAGGCGGCGCGCAAACTGCGCGAGCTGCAGGCGGACATGGTGCTGGTGCACGGCGACACCACCACGACCTTCTGCATGGCCTACGCGGCCTTTGTCGAGGGCGTGGCCGTCGGGCACGTGGAAGCGGGCCTGCGCAGCGGCAGCATGACCGAGCCCTTTCCTGAGGAAGCCAACCGCAAGCTGACAAGCGTACTGACCACCCTCGACTTTGCCCCCACTTCACTGAGCCGCGATAACCTGCT
The Deinococcus peraridilitoris DSM 19664 genome window above contains:
- a CDS encoding acyl-CoA dehydrogenase family protein produces the protein MTHVLDSASSAGLSFALSDEQRLIVQSVRDFVRDHIAPLAGEYDKSGEFPWPQLRGLAGLGLLGATVPEEWGGAGLDSVTYALCLEEVAAADASVAVIVSVQNGLPEQMLFRYGTDAQKDQYLRPLASGAKLGAFCLTESSAGSDAASLRLKAERDGAGWVLNGSKAWITSGGQADTYLVMARTGGAGARGVTCFVVDRQTEGLSFGKPEEKMGLHAAHTTTVQFDGVHVGDDQRVGDEGQGLIIALASLDAGRIGIAMQALGIARAAYQHAARYALEREQFGKKIAEHQGVSFKIAEMAARIEAARLVALKAAWLKDQGLKYSREASIAKLLASDAAVDVTRDAIQVFGGNGYSREYPVERLYRDAKVTEIYEGTSEIQKLVIARSVFSEFSE
- a CDS encoding bifunctional metallophosphatase/5'-nucleotidase, with the protein product MKKPLLMGGLLTLGLAACAPNMRGQGNVVDVAVLGVNDFHGNLAPTSFSGVRIPDPADPTKQISLPAGGIEAIGGVLAEARRQNSNTIFVGVGDLIGASPLASSLLRDEPTIAAMNALDMKLSVVGNHEFDYGLKELRRMQNGGCDSNDPAKACKFNPTFTGAKFQYLAANVIEDATGKSIFPAYSIQNVGGANIAFVGAVLKETPTIVSPEGVAGLTFTDEAEAINKVIPELKSRNVDAIIALIHHGGVIDTTKEAFSTPECATLAGPIVNISNKLDPAVKVVMSAHTHRGYNCLVNGRTIIQGDAYGHLLQRVDLRIDKARHTVLGVKASTVVVDSTKVAKDPAMTALITKAKALTDPIANQQVAKLAVPQVSRTANAAGESPLGKLIADSQLAATRDAAKGGAVVAFMNPGGIRADLPVAPKADNGVTFGDVFTVQPFGNSLVVLTLTGAQIKTLLEQQFDNSGVTGQTRILQVSNGFAYKFDTTKPKDQRVSDITLNGQPLNPTASYRVTVNSFLADGGDGFTVLREGQSRLGGELDVDAFQAFIKSNAPVAPSAQDRITKLQ
- a CDS encoding acyl-CoA dehydrogenase family protein yields the protein MIDFSLTDEQKQLQALARDFAKNEIMPIASEYDQKEELPWQVVEAAHEVGLLNTSVPEHAGGLGLGMIDEVLIAEELAYGCMGIYTVLMASELGITPIVVGGSQEQQKRFLSPLLEKPSLAAFALSEPNNGSDAAAMHTTAVLDGDTWVINGSKMWISNGGVAEITVVFATTERGGGHRATVAVVVPKDAPGQSYNKIRHKMGQRASLTSELVFENVRVPKENILGGVGDGFKIAMKTLDKTRIPVAAGSVGIARRALEESIKYAKERQAFGKPISDFQAIQFKLAEMAMGIETGRLMSLRAAWLVDQGLPHGTESAIAKAYCSEMAFNAANEAIQVHGGYGYVGEYPVEKLLRDVKLNQIYEGTNEIQRVVIARALLR
- a CDS encoding electron transfer flavoprotein subunit beta/FixA family protein — its product is MKILTLIRQVPDAEARVRVNGGSVDLEGATLVMDGMDEYGVEEALRVRESGAATEVIAVAIGPRRVEDALRTALAMGADRAVHVETDEKLDAISLSRVVAQIAENEGADLILAGGQQADWDSQALGAATAERLGWPQLTWTNGLTVAEGKLSGRHDVDEGNETFEVALPAVVTTQQGLNEPRYPTLPNIMKAKKKELRKDALDQYGVSPKVRVVGAEIQARARMNRVIDGKDPQAAAAQLLELLRNEAKVLA
- a CDS encoding electron transfer flavoprotein subunit alpha/FixB family protein; amino-acid sequence: MILIVAEYTNGKLSKSTAEMVTAARESGREGPVTILVLGSNVASIANEAAMLADQVLVGDAPVLAQYNAETWAAATAQIAQEGEAHTVLIGGSRSGREFSPRVAVKLDAPLLEDVISLKSTGAALQAQRYTYLARVTETVEAEAPVTVVTVKIGIFAPAAPAAQPGEQYDVELELPAVRVSVTGKSVEKSSRVALAEADVIVTGGRGVGSSENFSKLVEGLADQIGAGVGATRAVVDAGWRPYSEQVGQTGKTVQPKAYIALGVSGAVQHLSGMGKSKYIVAINKDADAPIFKVADYGIVGDVNEIIPALIEQARNR
- a CDS encoding YkgJ family cysteine cluster protein, producing the protein MNAQDTAREVRKQYARYDERARSWLSAYTGRGGRVYCASGCFRCCDMPIRLSWPEALTIAQSMSEDQHRDMHAHARKVWANAHCAKNLDEYVRGHRSQVGFCPLLDRATGSCSQYADRPTRCRDTYSGLPAQLCAPGGVEGLKGQARRDYQREVRTNPAMDGHSHYLAPLEDLSLPAWDRFGAMMRRELGFELWGDFAFLVCMTREEDFVKALQERDPGKVIRALRKAGLYHPEIVQIE
- a CDS encoding HD-GYP domain-containing protein; this translates as MFRKPAKQPAASSAVSAGMEPGRLLNELLAKPTLEGVLESALAQAAELVGGNVKAYAVVRPGEDRVAAVYQYDYELVGLSLAGPWSAGRSRVVADGAAELFATNPPEVRAKLDVLGMREAKASLIAPLRDRNRFLGAVVLDRYSADTFTSVQLDAVSRWAGSITPLVALLEGQEEARALSRQLTTVFVESVESLDFDTVGHARRVTEVAGKLGRAVGLTERELDELWYAAMLHDLGKLHGSEGHALIGANLLHDVPQLAGAQLGVRHHHERWDGFGEPDRLAGEEIPLIARIVAVADTFVRKGESASFASEGGKTLDPRLVTAFETLVRAEV
- a CDS encoding aminoglycoside phosphotransferase family protein, with protein sequence MKRVTNGVAHLPTVERLCGPLERLGGGAHSRVYQAGEYVVKVYRNFLGWHALEAANMRRAGLGEWVVKTLEADGAQILIMRRFPGRPVRAEDIPGALPYIQHFLQNLHAPKEGVVNLARLNERLQRFRGALSAYQLDDLFEAVETPLRRGELAAPASYCHLDLWSDNVLVSERGEVLVIDWTRAAFDDPIRDISLFKTGTLDLCTPAQSMELALRLLPDEERALVRLRAYLAHTYLHDLYWFLMREPYDFEAQRAVKVPRARHALEFLS
- the upp gene encoding uracil phosphoribosyltransferase, with amino-acid sequence MVTVVSHPLVQHKLSLMRDIHTGPKEFRELAAEVTLLLAYEAMRDLETEAVTLETPIQKGEFPMLAGKKLAVVAILRAGLIMSDSILRLVPAARVGHIGLYRDPETLRPVAYYNKLPQDIAERRVFLLDPMLATGGSAVAAIDTLKAAGALSVKLLSVLAVPEGIARVHASHPDVEIVTAAVDERLNDHGYIVPGLGDAGDRIYGTK